One window of Saimiri boliviensis isolate mSaiBol1 chromosome 4, mSaiBol1.pri, whole genome shotgun sequence genomic DNA carries:
- the LOC141584182 gene encoding uncharacterized protein LOC141584182 — protein MGVPSHFFYNEKLKTKTEKKEEEEEEEGREINDEPFSPTRIIVRKQHSVLVKMEQLAALMTEVPSLSKEQRRLKSWEILPDGHAVSAALASGKRGVTGRRSASERRAEARNYRLKLGGHRACVGAAGGRARSRHKPLRPRGAPPRGSWNSQAPPEPLRSDLIDSNSVYTPHALGEPHTSAGVPDASSAQSRPGTAAGRALWLKSSLPPAPAARGGAGRAAGQPGKAPSGWRPPAACACAALHCARDLSGAPHRHTDTHVPTDTHTQHCVGRNSSEVPLLSMLRS, from the exons ATGGGGGTACCTTCACATTTTTTCTATAATGAGAAACTAAAAACGAAgacagagaagaaggaggaggaagaagaggaggaaggaagggagatcAATGATGAACCATTCAGTCCAACAAGAATAATTGTACGAAAACAG CACTCGGTGCTGGTGAAAATGGAGCAACTTGCCGCTCTAATGACTGAAGTCCCCTCACTGTCTAAAGAACAG CGCCGGCTTAAAAGCTGGGAAATTCTACCTGACGGCCACGCGGTATCAGCAGCTCTGGCGAGTGGGAAACGTGGGGTTACAGGGCGGAGAAGCGCATCAGAAAGGAGGGCTGAGGCGAGAAACTACAGACTGAAGCTGGGAGGTCACAGAGCCTGCGTGGGGGCGGCAGGGGGGCGCGCGCGCTCCCGGCACAAGCCTCTGCGTCCGCGCGGGGCTCCACCGCGGGGCTCCTGGAACTCACAGGCTCCCCCGGAGCCTCTAAGAAGCGACTTGATTGACAGCAATTCTGTTTACACACCACACGCCCTCGGGGAGCCACACACCAGCGCCGGCGTTCCAGACGCTTCCTCTGCGCAGAGCCGGCCCGGGACGGCGGCGGGGCGGGCCCTGTGGCTCAAGTCCTCTCTCCCGCCCGCGCCCGCTGCCCGGGGAGGCGCCGGCCGCGCcgcaggccagcctgggaaagcgCCCAGCGGCTGGAGGCCTCCGGCTGCCTGTGCGTGCGCGGCTCTGCACTGCGCTCGGGACCTGTCGGGAGCACCGCACcgacacacagacacgcacgtGCCGACGGACACACACACGCAACACTGCGTCGGTAGGAATAGCTCAGAGGTTCCCCTTCTTTCCATGCTTCGTAGCTGA